In the genome of Neodiprion pinetum isolate iyNeoPine1 chromosome 2, iyNeoPine1.2, whole genome shotgun sequence, one region contains:
- the LOC124212637 gene encoding uncharacterized protein: protein MSAIVREEATTPTTHRGLSDWWNEETEYVFQRIEEWAALARGYNRLKSQRYSRGHLTMKEEPGDTNWSISANKLVVGDCESWNPRFYRLERSWRRKSRPEEVRINCCGSLNYQSNNRVDSQCLEAYRYDHSIYFKTIGDIRGRNRNRNSSLKRAESPKIAGEIECHRCDDELSGKSPLHDEDQPSKAAGTQVWPITDLTQMNLEADESRRYLDDELEGNLQNDNYCSSEDNLNNNNQANNSVQFTGNSITRKTDQPLSLKQRLVSIRRTRQSPRKVSQPTIVGDNNVVWPGVLLNYKKKGEAVCSPHRHSIKK, encoded by the coding sequence ATGTCTGCAATTGTTCGTGAAGAGGCTACGACGCCGACGACACATCGAGGGTTATCGGATTGGTGGAACGAGGAGACTGAGTATGTGTTCCAAAGGATTGAGGAATGGGCCGCTTTAGCGCGAGGCTACAACCGCCTCAAATCGCAGAGGTATTCTCGAGGGCATCTGACCATGAAAGAAGAGCCAGGCGACACCAACTGGAGCATTTCGGCGAATAAGCTCGTGGTGGGAGACTGCGAATCTTGGAATCCTCGTTTTTACAGACTGGAACGTTCATGGAGACGAAAATCCCGGCCGGAAGAAGTGCGTATAAACTGTTGTGGCAGCCTGAATTACCAGTCGAACAATCGCGTGGACAGCCAGTGCCTGGAGGCGTATAGATACGACCACAGCATTTACTTTAAAACGATCGGCGACATTCGTGGCAGAAATCGAAACCGGAATTCCAGTCTTAAACGGGCCGAGAGTCCGAAAATCGCGGGGGAAATCGAATGTCACCGATGCGACGACGAACTTAGCGGGAAAAGTCCACTTCATGATGAAGATCAGCCGTCGAAAGCTGCGGGTACCCAAGTTTGGCCTATCACTGATTTGACGCAGATGAACTTGGAAGCCGACGAAAGTCGACGGTATTTGGACGATGAGTTAGAGGGAAATCTGCAGAATGATAATTACTGTAGCAGTGAGGATaatcttaataataataatcaggCAAATAATAGCGTACAATTTACCGGTAATTCAATAACGCGGAAAACGGATCAACCGTTGTCACTTAAGCAGCGGTTGGTCAGTATTCGGAGAACCAGACAATCTCCCCGAAAAGTATCTCAGCCGACGATCGTTGGAGACAACAATGTTGTTTGGCCTGGAGTTCTgcttaattataaaaaaaaaggtgaggCCGTCTGTTCGCCGCATCGTCATTCGATCAAAAAATAG
- the LOC124212641 gene encoding tetraspanin-7, whose product MGKHLQTVAAMACMKTLLILFNFAFGCTGVLMLCVGIWMRIQLREYVDMSIEGSGAAPLALACLGILVVVASILACCCTARGHPALLYLYGAFLAVVVLLELGSGASVYAYRNALTEGFDQGLNESLVLYVDDPNKHHDIDTMQSTLHCCGNRGYTDWHSINLPEEIPKSCCKQLENPCDSSNLDNVYTQGCYNRVVDFINSNIGLVAGSAVGVAFFPLIGVFLACCLASNINKAKYEQVA is encoded by the exons ATGGGTAAACATCTGCAAACCGTTGCGGCAATGGCCTGCATGAAGACGCTGTTGATactcttcaattttgcatttGGG TGCACCGGAGTACTGATGCTGTGTGTTGGGATCTGGATGCGTATTCAGCTCCGAGAGTACGTAGATATGAGCATTGAAGGTAGCGGTGCAGCGCCTTTGGCTCTGGCCTGCCTCGGCATCCTCGTAGTCGTAGCCTCTATCTTGGCATGTTGTTGTACGGCACGTGGACATCCGGCACTCTTATACCTT TACGGAGCATTCTTGGCGGTTGTGGTACTCCTAGAGCTGGGATCAGGTGCCTCCGTTTATGCATATCGCAACGCTCTGACCGAGGGCTTCGATCAAGGGCTCAATGAAAGCTTGGTTCTCTATGTAGACGACCCCAACAAACACCATGATATCGATACCATGCAGTCTACC TTGCATTGCTGTGGAAACCGCGGCTACACTGACTGGCACTCCATAAACTTACCGGAAGAGATTCCTAAATCTTGCTGCAAGCAGCTTGAAAACCCGTGTGACTCTTCGAATCTGGATAACGTGTATACTCAG GGCTGCTACAACCGGGTTGTCGACTTCATAAACAGCAACATTGGGTTGGTGGCTGGTAGTGCTGTAGGTGTTGCATTCTTTCCTCTCATTGGAGTCTTCCTTGCTTGTTGTCTGGCTAGTAATATCAACAAAGCCAAATACGAGCAAGTTGCGTAA
- the LOC124212639 gene encoding GATA zinc finger domain-containing protein 1 isoform X1 has translation MPLGVKPKCTKCESTDSILWHSTDAGNICNNCSESDRCGNAIDDDDKASNNSSNNVNATVKNESNDTKLQPRKSTRVTRYLKSKPVTQLKVLPKGKGRRHIFKKTPIKAPAAVATPVTSDYVFYKGSYIQVGDIVSMQDIDGGIYYAQIRGLLTDQYCEKSAAVTWLIPTTASPPPEHGFYPETYLIGPEEDLPRKLECMEFVMHAPSDYYKLKNSPYPPPLTETGAGFVWTSLKHEISVRKKPRKHTDKLEQNP, from the exons atgccgCTAGGAGTGAAGCCGAAGTGCACAAAATGCGAAAGTACAGACAGTATTTTATGGCACAGCACGGATGCCGGTAATATCTGTAATAATTGTTCCGAATCTGACCGTTGTGGAAATGCAATTGACGATGATGACAAAGCTAGCAATAATTCATCGAACAATGTCAATGCCACTGTGAAAAATGAGTCGAATGACACTAAACTGCAGCCTCGGAAGAGCACGAGAGTGACAAGGTACCTCAAAAGCAAACCCGTTACACAGCTGAAAGTTTTGCCTAAGGGTAAAGGACGCcgacatatttttaaaaagaca CCAATCAAAGCTCCTGCAGCTGTTGCGACGCCAGTCACCAGTGACTACGTCTTTTATAAAGGTTCTTACATTCAAGTTGGAGATATAGTGTCCATGCAAGACATTGATGGCGGTATTTACTACGCTCAAATACGAGGGCTGCTGACGGATCAATATTGTGAGAAAAGCGCAGCAGTGACTTGGCTGATCCCAACAACTGCTAG CCCTCCGCCAGAACATGGATTTTATCCCGAGACGTACCTAATCGGACCTGAGGAGGACTTGCCAAGAAAACTGGAGTGCATGGAATTCGTGATGCATGCACCATCCGATTactacaaattgaaaaattctccgTATCCGCCACCGTTGACGGAGACCGGGGCTGGTTTCGTATGGACATCTTTGAAACACGAAATCAGTGTCCGTAAAAA GCCAAGGAAACATACTGACAAGCTTGAGCAGAATCCGTGA
- the LOC124212639 gene encoding GATA zinc finger domain-containing protein 1 isoform X2, with translation MPLGVKPKCTKCESTDSILWHSTDAGNICNNCSESDRCGNAIDDDDKASNNSSNNVNATVKNESNDTKLQPRKSTRVTRYLKSKPVTQLKVLPKGKGRRHIFKKTPIKAPAAVATPVTSDYVFYKGSYIQVGDIVSMQDIDGGIYYAQIRGLLTDQYCEKSAAVTWLIPTTASPPPEHGFYPETYLIGPEEDLPRKLECMEFVMHAPSDYYKLKNSPYPPPLTETGAGFVWTSLKHEISVRKKARNLV, from the exons atgccgCTAGGAGTGAAGCCGAAGTGCACAAAATGCGAAAGTACAGACAGTATTTTATGGCACAGCACGGATGCCGGTAATATCTGTAATAATTGTTCCGAATCTGACCGTTGTGGAAATGCAATTGACGATGATGACAAAGCTAGCAATAATTCATCGAACAATGTCAATGCCACTGTGAAAAATGAGTCGAATGACACTAAACTGCAGCCTCGGAAGAGCACGAGAGTGACAAGGTACCTCAAAAGCAAACCCGTTACACAGCTGAAAGTTTTGCCTAAGGGTAAAGGACGCcgacatatttttaaaaagaca CCAATCAAAGCTCCTGCAGCTGTTGCGACGCCAGTCACCAGTGACTACGTCTTTTATAAAGGTTCTTACATTCAAGTTGGAGATATAGTGTCCATGCAAGACATTGATGGCGGTATTTACTACGCTCAAATACGAGGGCTGCTGACGGATCAATATTGTGAGAAAAGCGCAGCAGTGACTTGGCTGATCCCAACAACTGCTAG CCCTCCGCCAGAACATGGATTTTATCCCGAGACGTACCTAATCGGACCTGAGGAGGACTTGCCAAGAAAACTGGAGTGCATGGAATTCGTGATGCATGCACCATCCGATTactacaaattgaaaaattctccgTATCCGCCACCGTTGACGGAGACCGGGGCTGGTTTCGTATGGACATCTTTGAAACACGAAATCAGTGTCCGTAAAAA AGCAAGAAACCTGGTTTGA
- the LOC124212639 gene encoding GATA zinc finger domain-containing protein 1 isoform X3 yields the protein MPLGVKPKCTKCESTDSILWHSTDAGNICNNCSESDRCGNAIDDDDKASNNSSNNVNATVKNESNDTKLQPRKSTRVTRYLKSKPVTQLKVLPKGKGRRHIFKKTPIKAPAAVATPVTSDYVFYKGSYIQVGDIVSMQDIDGGIYYAQIRGLLTDQYCEKSAAVTWLIPTTASPPPEHGFYPETYLIGPEEDLPRKLECMEFVMHAPSDYYKLKNSPYPPPLTETGAGFVWTSLKHEISVRKK from the exons atgccgCTAGGAGTGAAGCCGAAGTGCACAAAATGCGAAAGTACAGACAGTATTTTATGGCACAGCACGGATGCCGGTAATATCTGTAATAATTGTTCCGAATCTGACCGTTGTGGAAATGCAATTGACGATGATGACAAAGCTAGCAATAATTCATCGAACAATGTCAATGCCACTGTGAAAAATGAGTCGAATGACACTAAACTGCAGCCTCGGAAGAGCACGAGAGTGACAAGGTACCTCAAAAGCAAACCCGTTACACAGCTGAAAGTTTTGCCTAAGGGTAAAGGACGCcgacatatttttaaaaagaca CCAATCAAAGCTCCTGCAGCTGTTGCGACGCCAGTCACCAGTGACTACGTCTTTTATAAAGGTTCTTACATTCAAGTTGGAGATATAGTGTCCATGCAAGACATTGATGGCGGTATTTACTACGCTCAAATACGAGGGCTGCTGACGGATCAATATTGTGAGAAAAGCGCAGCAGTGACTTGGCTGATCCCAACAACTGCTAG CCCTCCGCCAGAACATGGATTTTATCCCGAGACGTACCTAATCGGACCTGAGGAGGACTTGCCAAGAAAACTGGAGTGCATGGAATTCGTGATGCATGCACCATCCGATTactacaaattgaaaaattctccgTATCCGCCACCGTTGACGGAGACCGGGGCTGGTTTCGTATGGACATCTTTGAAACACGAAATCAGTGTCCGTAAAAAGTAA
- the or gene encoding AP-3 complex subunit sigma-2 isoform X1, protein MHSVSIQTSGFKMIKAILVFNNHGKPRLSKFYQYFNEDMQQQIIKETFQLVSKRDDNVCNFLEGGSLIGGSDYKLIYRHYATLYFVFCVDSSESELGILDLIQVFVETLDKCFENVCELDLIFHVDKVHYILNELVMGGMVLETNMTEILSRIEDQNKLEKQEAGITAAPARAVSAVKNMNIPQQLKDMKLPDLPQAIKDLKF, encoded by the exons atgCATTCTGTTTCTATACAAACAAGTGGCTTCAAAATGATTAAGGCAATTTTAGTGTTCAACAATCATGGCAAACCCAgactgtcaaaattttatcagtaCTTT AACGAGGACATGCAACAACAAATCATCAAAGAGACGTTCCAACTCGTGTCAAAACGAGACGATAACGTCTGTAATTTTTTGGAAGGAGGCAGCCTAATCGGGGGTTCGGATTACAAACTGATATACCGACACTACGCGACTTTGTACTTTGTTTTCTGCGTCGACAGTTCCGAATCTGAATTGGGAATCCTGGATCTGATACAAGTGTTTGTTGAAACACTGGACAAATGCTTTGAGAACGTCTGTGAATTGGACCTTATTTTTCATGTGGATAAAGTTCATTACATATTGAATGAACTAGTGATGGGTGGCATGGTACTCGAAACAAACATGACTGAAATCCTTAGTCGAATCGAAGACCAAAACAAGCTAGAAAAACAAGAG GCGGGAATAACGGCAGCTCCAGCTCGGGCTGTATCAGcagtgaaaaatatgaatataccGCAGCAGTTAAAAGACATGAAACTACCCGACCTGCCACAGGCAATAAAGGACCTCAAGTTCTGA
- the or gene encoding AP-3 complex subunit sigma-2 isoform X3: protein MHSVSIQTSGFKMIKAILVFNNHGKPRLSKFYQYFNEDMQQQIIKETFQLVSKRDDNVCNFLEGGSLIGGSDYKLIYRHYATLYFVFCVDSSESELGILDLIQVFVETLDKCFENVCELDLIFHVDKVHYILNELVMGGMVLETNMTEILSRIEDQNKLEKQEGAYKSVRSYSPRPIVLLGPPP from the exons atgCATTCTGTTTCTATACAAACAAGTGGCTTCAAAATGATTAAGGCAATTTTAGTGTTCAACAATCATGGCAAACCCAgactgtcaaaattttatcagtaCTTT AACGAGGACATGCAACAACAAATCATCAAAGAGACGTTCCAACTCGTGTCAAAACGAGACGATAACGTCTGTAATTTTTTGGAAGGAGGCAGCCTAATCGGGGGTTCGGATTACAAACTGATATACCGACACTACGCGACTTTGTACTTTGTTTTCTGCGTCGACAGTTCCGAATCTGAATTGGGAATCCTGGATCTGATACAAGTGTTTGTTGAAACACTGGACAAATGCTTTGAGAACGTCTGTGAATTGGACCTTATTTTTCATGTGGATAAAGTTCATTACATATTGAATGAACTAGTGATGGGTGGCATGGTACTCGAAACAAACATGACTGAAATCCTTAGTCGAATCGAAGACCAAAACAAGCTAGAAAAACAAGAG GGGGCTTACAAATCAGTGCGATCTTACTCACCTCGTCCGATTGTCCTTCTGGGACCTCCTCCCTAA
- the or gene encoding AP-3 complex subunit sigma-2 isoform X2 produces the protein MHSVSIQTSGFKMIKAILVFNNHGKPRLSKFYQYFNEDMQQQIIKETFQLVSKRDDNVCNFLEGGSLIGGSDYKLIYRHYATLYFVFCVDSSESELGILDLIQVFVETLDKCFENVCELDLIFHVDKVHYILNELVMGGMVLETNMTEILSRIEDQNKLEKQECSFLFNTAYTPTIAPEHVLVVMAFYTSELTQTQF, from the exons atgCATTCTGTTTCTATACAAACAAGTGGCTTCAAAATGATTAAGGCAATTTTAGTGTTCAACAATCATGGCAAACCCAgactgtcaaaattttatcagtaCTTT AACGAGGACATGCAACAACAAATCATCAAAGAGACGTTCCAACTCGTGTCAAAACGAGACGATAACGTCTGTAATTTTTTGGAAGGAGGCAGCCTAATCGGGGGTTCGGATTACAAACTGATATACCGACACTACGCGACTTTGTACTTTGTTTTCTGCGTCGACAGTTCCGAATCTGAATTGGGAATCCTGGATCTGATACAAGTGTTTGTTGAAACACTGGACAAATGCTTTGAGAACGTCTGTGAATTGGACCTTATTTTTCATGTGGATAAAGTTCATTACATATTGAATGAACTAGTGATGGGTGGCATGGTACTCGAAACAAACATGACTGAAATCCTTAGTCGAATCGAAGACCAAAACAAGCTAGAAAAACAAGAG tgttcttttcttttcaacacTGCCTACACGCCAACAATTGCTCCTGAACATGTTCTTGTAGTTATGGCTTTTTACACGAGTGAACTGACTCAAACTCAATTTTAG